The nucleotide sequence GAATTTGGATTTCGTCGTGCAAGGTACCTGTTGTACTAAATGGGCTGTGCTGATCCTGTTGTCAGTGATGTTTTACCACTCGCTGGTATCAAAGATGACTTCTTTCGATCCGATGATCTCGGCATCGAAATGTTCCACAAGCTCCTGATCTTTATTCGCATAATTCAGTTGATTTAGCACATACCTCAAACAATTGAGCCGGGCGCGTTTTTTATCATCCGAACGAATCACCGTCCAGGGGCAGGCTTTCGTATCTGTCGCCATGAACATCGCATTTTGCGCTTTGGTGTATTCATCCCAGAGCCCCAGGCTTTTGACATCAATCGGGCTGAGTTTCCATTGTTTCAACTTATCAGTTTCGCGTGCTTTGAAACGACGGAACTGTTCTTCCCGACTGACAGAGAACCAGAGTTTAAACAGGTGGATTCCCGAGTTAACCAGCATGTTTTCCAATTGGGGTGCTTCACGAAGAAAGGTGTGATGTTCGGTGGGACGACAAAAATCCATAACCGGTTCCACGACACCCCGGTTGTACCAGGAGCGATCAAAAAAGACGATTTCACCGCTGGTAGGCAGGTGTTCGATATAACGTTGAAAATACCACTGCCCCATTTCTTTTTCATTTGGTTTCGGTAAAGCGACCACTCGGGCACCCCGAGGATTCAGGTGCTCCATAAAACGCTTAATGGTGCCCCCTTTGCCCGCTGCATCCCGTCCTTCAAACAACAGTACGATTCGCTCTCCGTTCAACTGAACCCAGCGTTGCAGTTTCAGCAGTTCGATTTGCAGGCGGGTGATTTCACGCTCATATTTTTTCCGCTTCATTTTGGTGGAATAGGGGTAGTTCTTACAGAGTATCTGCCCTTTCTCAGCCGACTTGACTTTTTTCTGAATCGATTCCGGAACGATGTCTTCGGGAAGCTTCAGATGGTAGGTGACGGGTAAGAGCGAGGCATCCTGAGACTTTTTGTCAGACTTGGAACCCATGAGTTGGCCTGTGTTTGAATTTTTTGAACCGGGAAAGCAGTTATGAGGATCGTGTGTAACGCTCAATATTATGAAGATCTGATGAGAAAATAGAAACCCGTTCATCAGCGGACCCCACTGGTTTGAGACGGGCTTGATATGAGTATGGTCTATAAGTGTTGTTTTACCAGTAGCTTACGGTAAATTCTTCCTGTGAGTTGTTCCTCGTGCTTTCGAGAATCGAATTTGATCTGCCTGGGAGTTTGGAAACTTCCTCTTGCAGGAAAACAGCCTTTTTTTTAGTCTCCCTGCCACATTTCGACAGTTTTCCCCCAGATTCCAATTTCAGAATTCAACTGCCGACCTCTGTACCGTCTTCATTATTCGGTGGAGACTCAGGTCGACCCCAGAAAATTTCTCAGGAAAGTAAAGCCACCATGTGGAGATCTATTCTCATCACAGGCATGTTTGTTGTTGTGTGCGGCACTGGAGGCGGTCTCAGTTTCGCGCAGGAATTTCGAATTCGTACAACAATCTATCAGCATCAGCAGGAAGCAGATCCGATGATCGTTTCCCGCAGTGTTTCGATTTTTCACGCTGAGAAAGTTTATGATCACGTTGATGGATTAGGTGAAGTGACGATCTTTGACCCGATCCAGAAAAAACTGATTCTATTGAATGAATCTCGCATGATCAAAACGGTGATCAATTTTGATGAGATCAAGCATCTGCTGAATGTGGCAAGGCATCAGACCCAGGAATATATTCACGATCAAATTAAACGAGAAGAAACGAAGGGGAAAGCAATTGCAGGCCGGTTAAAATTTCAATTGGATCCCACTTTTGAAACTCAGTTTGACAGTAAGAAAAACCAGTTGATGCTGGAGAGTAAACTGATCAACTATCGTGTGCAATGTGTCGCCTCTGATCAGCAGGCATCGGTCGAGAATTACCTTAGGTTTGCAGACTGGATGGCACGCTTAAACTATGTTCTCCATCCTTATACGCTGCCGCCTGCATCGCGAATCGCTTTAAATGAAGAGCTCAGGACCAGAAATCTGATCCCGATTGAAGTAGATTTACAGACACACCTGGACGAGAAACTGCACCTGCGAGCCGAACACAAAATACACTGGAAGCTGGATCACAAAGATCGTGGTCTGATCCATCATTGGGAAACACTTCGCAAGAATAAAGAAGTGAATACCATCACGATTCAGGAGTATCTCAGAAATCAGTTCGCAACATTGAGAAAGTGATTCCCGGTTCAAACGGGATACCGTCTATTTACCGATCACGGGTATGGTGGCCGGCGGTTCATACCAGTCGATTTTCTTTTCGAGCAGAATGGAGAGTTGTGCCAGATTCTGATTGAGATAATCAATCAGCGCCTGGTCTTTGTGTGGCTTCCAGTCGTACTGTAATAATTCCTGATATGCTTCTTCAGGAGTTTTCTTCTGAACCAGCATGCGATAGGCGGCGATGACACCACCCGTTCGCTGGGCACCTGCTGCACAATGAACTAAAACAGGCTTGCCAGCTTTTTCACAGCGCATGATTTCTGCAACGGCTTCCGCATAATCATCGACGTCGCCTGTGCCATCACCGATCAGATGCAGAACCTGGTGGTCAATGTGCAGTTTTTTCGCAGTTTGCACTTCGGCTTTCAGATAAGGTTTCTGCAGGTCACTGCCGTTGAGCGCAATGACTTTCTCGATCTTATTTTCGCTGAGTACCGGTTCAATCAGGTAACTGGAAATTTGTCCGCTGCGATAGATTTTCCCCTGCTCTACAACGCCAAAGCGTTTCGCCACGATCCGGTCTTCCAGAACTTCTTCCCAGATCAGGACCCCTGTTCCAATCAGGGCGCAGACTATCAGGGAGATTTTGAACAGTTTATGCCGCCGGGGAGATTTGCTGGCGGGCTGCACAACCGCTTCCTGCTCTGTGCTGGTACTCATTTTTACCCTCGCTGAATAAGCGCAATTTCGCTGATTTCCCGGGGATACCTGACCCCGGCTCTGCGGCATTGTAGTTGAAGGCAGCGTCATCTGAACAGAGGAAAATGAGCTCTCTATCCAGCAGGGATCAGTCAGCTTCAAACGGGCTGGCGTTCGCACTGGGGAAGTATTTGCACATCAGAATGCCCAGTTCATAGAGCAGAATCAGCGGCATCATCATCAGGATCATGCTCATCGGGTCAGCAGGTGTCATGAGCATGGAAATAATAGCAATGATCAACACGGCCATTCGTCGTTTCTCATGATAGTCCTGAAGACTGAATACGGAAATACGTTCCAGAAAGAGCATGACCAGAGGCAGTTGGAAGCTGAGTCCGAACATCACAGGTAAAGTAATCGCAAAACTGATCCATTCTGAGAGGCGGATCTGCGGATTAACACCCAGTAACTTGTTAAAGCCCAGCAGGAAGTTGAGGACGAAGGGGAAGACAGCATAAAAACAGAAGAGCGCCCCACCCAGGAACAGAAAAATGCTGATCGGCAGATAGATGTAAACGTATTTTCGTTCATGGGGGTATAGACCAGCCGCCACGAACAGCCAGATCTGAAAGATGACCCATGGGCTGGCAAAGACCAGGCCGGCGACAAAGGAGACCTTCAGGTAAATGGTTGTAAACGCTTCCTGCACCGCCAATGTGACAGGTTCGGCCATCGTCTCTTCCAGACTGTCGAT is from Gimesia maris and encodes:
- the ppk2 gene encoding polyphosphate kinase 2 — protein: MGSKSDKKSQDASLLPVTYHLKLPEDIVPESIQKKVKSAEKGQILCKNYPYSTKMKRKKYEREITRLQIELLKLQRWVQLNGERIVLLFEGRDAAGKGGTIKRFMEHLNPRGARVVALPKPNEKEMGQWYFQRYIEHLPTSGEIVFFDRSWYNRGVVEPVMDFCRPTEHHTFLREAPQLENMLVNSGIHLFKLWFSVSREEQFRRFKARETDKLKQWKLSPIDVKSLGLWDEYTKAQNAMFMATDTKACPWTVIRSDDKKRARLNCLRYVLNQLNYANKDQELVEHFDAEIIGSKEVIFDTSEW
- the tatC gene encoding twin-arginine translocase subunit TatC codes for the protein MKPQSHDLFDESTMSFGDHLEALRIHLWKALIGLAICVVGALFIGHKIVAVVRAPIDSALREYNLDKLPHQITEDPENPDASPSASIDELIASLNSKQPQTAETKTLQKILRDYQYRIDSLEETMAEPVTLAVQEAFTTIYLKVSFVAGLVFASPWVIFQIWLFVAAGLYPHERKYVYIYLPISIFLFLGGALFCFYAVFPFVLNFLLGFNKLLGVNPQIRLSEWISFAITLPVMFGLSFQLPLVMLFLERISVFSLQDYHEKRRMAVLIIAIISMLMTPADPMSMILMMMPLILLYELGILMCKYFPSANASPFEAD
- a CDS encoding dual specificity protein phosphatase family protein; translation: MSTSTEQEAVVQPASKSPRRHKLFKISLIVCALIGTGVLIWEEVLEDRIVAKRFGVVEQGKIYRSGQISSYLIEPVLSENKIEKVIALNGSDLQKPYLKAEVQTAKKLHIDHQVLHLIGDGTGDVDDYAEAVAEIMRCEKAGKPVLVHCAAGAQRTGGVIAAYRMLVQKKTPEEAYQELLQYDWKPHKDQALIDYLNQNLAQLSILLEKKIDWYEPPATIPVIGK